AGAAGGCCAGAAGAGCATAGGACACACGTAGACAGGCAGCAGGCAGATCAGATTCCGTCTTTCCAAGCAACATCGCATCTTCTGCAGAAAGGCATCAGAATGCAAACCATCTGGGCTGTTTCTCCCCCCTCCAAAACCACTGAAGTAATCCTGATCTACATGTTCATGGATTCCAGGCAGCCTCCCCTGCTTTCCAATCACCCCAGCCATGCAGCACCAATCCTTTCCCCCAGAATGTACTGGCTGTTTGGTCCAACCAGCAACATCCTTTATTCACAGCTTCTGTTAGGCAGGCCAGACCATGAACATTCTTTAAGGTGCATTTCACAACACACACAGCGCCTTTCCCCCCTTTAACTTTTGAGTGCATAGATCCTCTGCATAACatgtgatcatttgaagcatcAAGGCCTTCAGTGCCTGTCATTTTTGCTCAACAGTGTGCACTAATCACTGGACAATTATTGCCTTGTCATCCATGTCTTCAAAGTTGAAACTCCAGGAAGCCATATCTTCAACAGACAATCCAATTTCAGGTTGGTAGATGAGGATGTTGCACCATCCATGACAGTGAGGCATCCATGACCACTCTCATACCAtagctgctagctagctagtagtacACACCAAGTGTTCCACATATATATAGAGACATATATAGATACAAACGAGCTAAGGAGGAGTAGTACACATACATCAACACCACACATATGTACACCTTAAAGATTTGCAGGTTTTCAAGAAAAacatggatgacttcacttTCCCCATTCTCCATAACGCAGGAGGGCAGCTTCTTCCATCAGCGTTCCCTCACCAGCTCGGCCTCGGCGGCTCCCCTCCACCGTggttcctcgccgccgccggtggggaGGAGGATGAAGAGGAGGAGAAGATGGACATGCTGTGGGAGGACTTCAACGAGGAGCTCgccagcgcgccgccgctgtgcccGCTGAGCCCTCTGATCAACAAGGGAGGGCTGGCGATGAAGGAGGAGGCCTGGCGCGACGACGACCTGATCGTCGTCGATCTGGAGAAGCGCCTCCAACATCCACAGGACGGCAGGGTGGTCCGGTGCCGGCGGTGGAGCCTGGTGCTCATGCTCAGGCTGCTCAAGAAGCTGTTCCTGGTCAAGAAAACCAGGAACCCGAGAACTGCACCGATTTGATCCTCATCAGATTGGGCTTAGGCTTCTACCTCCAAGAAAATCATGGCCGAGTTATAAACAATATACCAGAGGATGTTTTGATTAATTGGTAGTGCGTATGAGTGTGACATTGATCTGTACAAGTTTGTACTTGTTTTTGCTCTCACAAGGCAAATAGCCCTGTGTTCTTTTTTGCTGAAGAATGTGTTTCTTACCATCAGTATTATAAACCTAACTACCTGTTATTGACTTTGAATTTTGGTGTACATCATTTGTTACTACCGTCAAATTCTGCATGTGGTCATCAACCAGAGCAAGTTCACTTAAAATCATGCAATGCACATTTGACTGGATAAATAGAAGATGAAATGTTTGTCAACTTGACTTATTGGCATTTGATATGTTTAAGATTGGAATTAGTTGGCATACTAGATACTGTTCTGAGTTCTACTCCTACCATGTACTTGCCAACAACCTCGTAGATATAGCTTCCTTTGCCATCAAGAACCTACCGAAATGAAGGGGCCATTAACTGCAGATGAGCCAAAGTTTCTGGTGGCTGCACCAGCATCTGTATGTGAGGCAAAAAATCGGATGCCCCCAAGTCCCCAAGCTCATAAACACTGCCCTGAACGGTGCAACCAACAAGAAGCTGCTACCCTATCACCTTTCAACATTAGTGATCTAAGTGCCTTACCTTATACATCACATGTCTTAATCTGGCTCTCCTAATCACATCATAAAGAATGTACAGTTGTAGTACTTGTGCACTCAATTCTCCGGCTTCAAGAGGCTTTTTACTTTGGGAAGGTACCATTTGTCTGTACTAATTATACGAGGAGATACCGAAATTAACTCTAGCAGTCTAGCTGAGATGGTAGTACCTCTCTGCATCTCCCAGGGACAGTAAAAAATGCTTGTTGAGAAAGGACAAATACAAGATGAGATAGAAGGAAGGCTCTAACTGTAACACCTAAAAGGCAGCTTCCTTTCACCTGTCTCTCATTCTGATGTTCTTATTCTGCAGACTGAATCATTGAGCAATGATTAGGCCTCACCTAACCTACTTCAGTTATCTCCTGTTTAGCTGTTGCTCTTGGCACACTGATCACCAGTACTTCGAAAAAGTCTGCTGATGAGGCgagatctttttttttgtgggtAATGAGGAGTGATCTTTCTCCATTGCTGAAGTGCTGGATTGAGTAGAAAGGAATTAAAGGAGGCTTGAGCTGCAGAGCCTGACTGAGACCTCAACACGTGGTCTTCTAGCCATCAGCAGCAAACCAGCAACTAACAGAAAACAGAGTGAAGCAACAAGGAGATGGATGGCCAAGGGCACAGCCATGAAATGGATGCAGCAACCAATAAGCAGGTTGGTCTTGAACAGCAGGAAATTGGTTGTGGAACTTTTGTGTCCTGACAGGTCTGGCCTCACAGCAACCTGCAGCTGCTTGGCATGTGCCAAAAGACCTGATCTTGTGCTCTGTAATATTTGCTAGAAGTCCTGGGCCACTGCCATCTCACAAGTCATACAACAATAAAATCAGTAGTTGAGCAGGCATGAATATGATCACAATAAGTAAGTTTAGTAACAATTTCAGAGAGAAACTAATAAGTGACCGCAGAATACTTCATAACCAGCAGCCAGTTTTGGTCAAGACTTCAGTTGCACCCTAGAGCCACATGGTTGCAACTACCACTCCACCAGCCAATGCAAGGCTGATGATGATCAGATAAATTGCAACCGCTCTCCTGTTTTTCCTACTCCTGGAAAAAACGTTTCCATAATAAACCACAACTCCGCAAGAAAATAATTAACAGGGGCACATCAAATTACCATAATAGGTTCACAACGACATATTTAACCGGTACAACATATGTTATGTTTATTGTCACTTATTTTTGTGAAGCTCTCCCTCTTCAAGGAGCATAGAAGCACTTTCCAGCATGTGAATGAGTGACCAGTGTTCTTATTCTCTAGCCACAGGTCGACGGGATCGCACTCTCCAACGTGCGAATGACACCCTAGTCTTTACTGCTGGCACGGAGGAGCGGGGTTATCTCGGAGACAACCCTGTAGATGTGCACTCTAATGTTGTCCTccttgaaaagttcaaagacaCAAACATCAAACTTCTCCAGATTGTTTCCTAGAGCAAATTTACCCCAGCCACCGCTGAAAGAGGCGACCGAGCGGCCGCTATAGTAAACATAGTTAACTTCCCAAGGCTTCCCTAGGGGATCCCAGAGcgtcatcttcttgcttgtccGAGGAAGTGATTCTCTGACAAATTCGCATGTGATGTTCTGCAATACAAGGTAAGTCAGAGAAGTAATGAGAATGTAAACGAGACAATGGTAGATATGGCAATGCTATCCACAAACAAAGTATTAACCCCCTTTTTCGTTAGGTTCTTGAACATTACAATCACAAAGTACCAAATTAACTTTACATAGTCCAATTAGGGATCGAAAAGCTAGGGAACCAAAAGGTGGTTAAATGATCCAAACTAGGCTAATCTGCAAAGTTACTAGAAAAATGCTGGGAAACCATTTGCTGTTACAAGAACAGTTTGTTGCAGAGAGCAGAGTAGAGCAGGGAAGCACGACTCTGATAAATAATGGATTTACAAGAGATGTGATAACTACACCATAAAAACTCCCTATAAATGGAATGCCAAGAGTAATGCATATAGTGAAACAAATAGGAATCCACGTCCATAAGTGGATCAAGCTTATTATCTCAACATGTAGTAACTGTGAATGTCTTTCAGCTATGCCCAGTTGCCAGTATTTTTTTATATACTAAACAATTCTATATTTCCAACAGTGGAGCCAACAGTGAATGCAACAAAGCATACAACACTTGTAAACTACGATCTGTAGATTTTTATCTATCAAAGTATTGATGCTTAACATTCTTAGAACCTTCAGTATTATCTTCAAGGAATTTATATCCCATCTGGGAAAATTCAAACTAAGCACAATAAGGAACCCTGAGCATGCTAGCAACTACAAGGAAGACTTTTGAGCTCGATACAAATGAAATACCATATGGGAAATAAGTGACATTACCATGAAAAATCCCACATAGACATAAGATTCCATCATTGTTTGCACGGCAAAAGGATTCTCTGATTTAAATTCCTTAGCCCTTTTAAGAGCAAGGTCCTTCTCTTCTTGAGTTACTGGACGCCTCTGAGATATTACCACTGGTTGCCTGGCCCTCCTCACAATGACTGAAAGATACAATAGCATCAAATTATTCACAGAAGTCATGTAGTCCAAAAGAATTGAATCTCTTATTAACAATAAATGATGTCAATTTCACTGTAACAAAATTGTTCAGGGGGAGTGAAAACTTACATTTACCAAGCTTAGGCATATTCTTCTCTCTGACCTGAGTCTTGTTGAAAGCCGTAGATTCGTCTAACAATCTGAATGGGGTACCTGTGATATGCAAAAAATAACTTGAGTGGAAAGCATGGATGGCAATAATTTTGAATGAATCCTAGCTAGAAAAATAATGGTTGATCATGAGTGTGCTTGACAATCTATGCCTATGCATGTAATCTATGCATGTAACCAGACAGGCCACCAGGTTGTTTTGGTACCGTGCTGAACTGGGATTGCAATCCTGTTTTGACATAATAGAGCACTTATTTTTAATactaaaaaagagagaagagtcGGTGGTAATCTTAGACAATTGTCACCACCAATAAATAGCTTAGGCATGGGGGTGTTCTGGCAACTACATGCCTGCAACGTCAAAGCACATGGCCTCTTAAGTTCAGACCATGCAGGACAACTAATCAGCAGTACAGTTGCAGGTATGTGCTTAATGGATTAGTCATTTATGCAGTTATCCTGCAGTCAACTTCATGTTGTCAATCAGAACGTACTAAAAAGATTGCAATGTTAGCAGCAAATAGCTATGCACTTCTGCAATGAACACAATAACCAAGAACAATTATTCAGGTCAATTATACATTTTCTGAACATTAAGGCTCTTTTACCTTTCTCAGTGTTGTCAATTGTTGATGCATCCTTAGAAGTAAGACGATCCTTAGAAGTGCGAGGGATAGCTTCAGGTCTCTTCTTCTCAGCATtttttgcaacacttgaatgcCTCTTTGATGCATTGCCACCTTCTGAGAGATCATTCACTCCTCTAGTCCTCTTTCTTGTTTTTGCTTCAGGTCTCTTCTTCTCAGCATtttttgcaacacttgaatgcCTCTTTGATGCATTGCCACCTTCTGAGAGATCATTCACTCCTCTAGTCCTCTTTCTTGTTTTTCCATTACCCTCTTTTGGGGGGAGAACTGATGTATCAGAAGTGCCACCTGCATCCATGTCCCCCTGGAcctcttcatcatcttcaatcTTAATCACTACATCATTAGTAGGCTTCGCAATCAAAGCTGGTGGGTCCACGACGCCTAATGAACCGAACACTGTCACAGAGAATTGTGAGAGTCCATCATATGTGAATACCAAGAAATGACCTTGCTTGACAGAGTGATCCATAACAAATTCCTTCCACCCCTGCCCAAAGAACAACCCTTCGGAGTCCGAAGTAAGTACTGCCTGCCATGTGTTGCCGCTCGGACCTTTCAGGGAAACCAGTCCAGTAGGCTGCTCCTTGAGGTGCTGGTGGAAAGATGCAGGGATTTTCTACACATATAAACAATTAATAAGCTGTTAATGTTTTTGTATAGGATGCACACATGAACTTATTGATACTGACGCGAGCTGCATGTGTGACACAATCTCATATCAAAGGTAAGACCAACACTATAAAAAAAAGGTAAAACCAGCAGACGAATGGCATATATAAGGTATGCAGTGTACTAATCTGATGGTGCTGGAATATGCAATCATAATCAGGAGATAAAACATTGCTGAATATTTCTTATCAGAATTATCCGGACACCCACATCCTATAACCTTTTTGCTGAGTCAGACATTCCGCACCGGTGTCGGATTCCGAATGGTATTCGGCGTGTCCAGAAAACTTGCCGAATCAGCCACGACATGACATTTTT
The genomic region above belongs to Panicum virgatum strain AP13 chromosome 8N, P.virgatum_v5, whole genome shotgun sequence and contains:
- the LOC120686619 gene encoding uncharacterized protein LOC120686619 isoform X1, coding for MGPSSVKMGKMTSDLIEDKEPRVGEGRKKFGKYPGGQLLPSAFPHQLGLGGSPPPWFLAAAGGEEDEEEEKMDMLWEDFNEELASAPPLCPLSPLINKGGLAMKEEAWRDDDLIVVDLEKRLQHPQDGRVVRCRRWSLVLMLRLLKKLFLVKKTRNPRTAPI
- the LOC120686619 gene encoding uncharacterized protein LOC120686619 isoform X2; this encodes MSSKLKLQEAISSTDNPISGGQLLPSAFPHQLGLGGSPPPWFLAAAGGEEDEEEEKMDMLWEDFNEELASAPPLCPLSPLINKGGLAMKEEAWRDDDLIVVDLEKRLQHPQDGRVVRCRRWSLVLMLRLLKKLFLVKKTRNPRTAPI
- the LOC120685798 gene encoding B3 domain-containing protein Os11g0197600-like isoform X1; this translates as MVSGRKKQQGSSGAAATPEKKSGKGKGKAAREDGKERAKEKEVTGASKKAAKGKEPAKEKQKEARGDGKKGRAKAKQQQKEAAAAKSAGQQFFKIFFSDQSGQRLKIPASFHQHLKEQPTGLVSLKGPSGNTWQAVLTSDSEGLFFGQGWKEFVMDHSVKQGHFLVFTYDGLSQFSVTVFGSLGVVDPPALIAKPTNDVVIKIEDDEEVQGDMDAGGTSDTSVLPPKEGNGKTRKRTRGVNDLSEGGNASKRHSSVAKNAEKKRPEAKTRKRTRGVNDLSEGGNASKRHSSVAKNAEKKRPEAIPRTSKDRLTSKDASTIDNTEKGTPFRLLDESTAFNKTQVREKNMPKLGKFIVRRARQPVVISQRRPVTQEEKDLALKRAKEFKSENPFAVQTMMESYVYVGFFMNITCEFVRESLPRTSKKMTLWDPLGKPWEVNYVYYSGRSVASFSGGWGKFALGNNLEKFDVCVFELFKEDNIRVHIYRVVSEITPLLRASSKD
- the LOC120685798 gene encoding B3 domain-containing protein Os11g0197600-like isoform X2, yielding MVSGRKKQQGSSGAAATPEKKSGKGKGKAAREDGKERAKEKEVTGASKKAAKGKEPAKEKQKEARGDGKKGRAKAKQQQKEAAAAKSAGQQFFKIFFSDQSGQRLKIPASFHQHLKEQPTGLVSLKGPSGNTWQAVLTSDSEGLFFGQGWKEFVMDHSVKQGHFLVFTYDGLSQFSVTVFGSLGVVDPPALIAKPTNDVVIKIEDDEEVQGDMDAGGTSDTSVLPPKEGNGKTRKRTRGVNDLSEGGNASKRHSSVAKNAEKKRPEAIPRTSKDRLTSKDASTIDNTEKGTPFRLLDESTAFNKTQVREKNMPKLGKFIVRRARQPVVISQRRPVTQEEKDLALKRAKEFKSENPFAVQTMMESYVYVGFFMNITCEFVRESLPRTSKKMTLWDPLGKPWEVNYVYYSGRSVASFSGGWGKFALGNNLEKFDVCVFELFKEDNIRVHIYRVVSEITPLLRASSKD